GAGCAGCTCTCGGTGGGCCCCGACGACGACATCGACTTTCTCCACGTCATATACGAGGTCGGCGGGTCGTCGACGCCCGACGAATCCTTGATGCGACACCACGGACGCGAGTACGGGTTCATCATCTCGGGGACCCTCGGCGTGCAGATCGGCTTCGAGGAGCACCGCCTCGAACCGGGAGACGCCATCGGCTTCGACTCCACCCGCCCCCACCGCCTGTTCAACCTCGGCGACGAGCCAGTGCACGGCATCTGGTTCGTCGTGGGGTTGGTCCTCGGCCGGGACGACACCCCGGCCTCCTGACGAACGGACGCGTCTTCCACTCCGGTCCAGTTACCATGCCGCCCAGTCGAGGGGCGGGAACCCAACCTTGGAGCGGCCGGTCTACGAGGGCAAGGCAAAGCGAGTCGTCTCGCAGCCTGATGGCACCGCGCACATCTATTACAAGGATGACGCCACTGCGTTCAACGGCCAGCGGCACGAGCAGTTCGAGGGGAAGGGCACCCTCAACAGCCAGATCACCGAACGCCTCTTCGGGTACTTGACCGGCCAGGGCATTCCCACGCACCACATCGGCCGCATCGACGACCGGACCCTCGCGGCCAAGTTCGTCGAGATCATCCCCATCGAATCCGTCGTCCGCTACAAGGTGGCCGGGAGCCTCGGCAAGCGAACCGGACTCGATCACCTCGCCGAATGCGACCCCCCGGTCATCGAGATGTACTTCAAGCGCGACGATCTCGGCGATCCCTTGATCAACGATGACCATGTGCGCCTCCTCGACCTGGCGACCCCGGAAGAGGTCGCCTGGCTGCGGGCGATGTCC
The sequence above is drawn from the Acidimicrobiia bacterium genome and encodes:
- a CDS encoding phosphoribosylaminoimidazolesuccinocarboxamide synthase, with the translated sequence MERPVYEGKAKRVVSQPDGTAHIYYKDDATAFNGQRHEQFEGKGTLNSQITERLFGYLTGQGIPTHHIGRIDDRTLAAKFVEIIPIESVVRYKVAGSLGKRTGLDHLAECDPPVIEMYFKRDDLGDPLINDDHVRLLDLATPEEVAWLRAMSRRAADALRDLFFKAGVDLVDLKFEFGRTADGELVLADEVSPDTCRFRDLATGEILDKDLFRFDEGDLLAGYRKLLAHLDRALAAEPGASVQS